One Natronosalvus amylolyticus genomic window, AGGGTGTCCGGCCTGTACGATGGACGACCGCTGCGGGAACGACAACCGCCCGCTGTACTCCCCTGCAGCTGCGGACGTCCTTGAACATCTGCTCGGTGATCAGGAGGGGGATGACCTCGCTGAACACCTACCGGAAACGGGTAGCGAAGTGACTCCTGTCGAGGAACAGCGACCACCAGCCTCGATCTCGTGAGCCAGAGGAATCCGGACTGATAACTGTGACCTCAGACCCTACAGGCGCGATATGTTAATGCCTGACTCCCCGTTGGGTGGAGCGGCAGATGACCTATCCACGAACCCACGTCGAACATCGAAACCCGGATCACCACGAGGCAATCCACCCTACTCGGAATATCGGCAACGCCCACGTCGTCGCCGGCGAGTTTCTTACCTCGCAGTACCACGACGCGCTTCAAACTGTTCTCCATCCGCTCGGTGAGTCCCTCGAAACCCACGACCAGCACGCCCTCAACGACCTCGGTATCGTCCACGCCGATGGTTCACTCAATGACCTCTCCCCGATCGTCCGAACCTACGTCAGCCTTGACGACTATTGGACTCGCACTCACCGTACGTCATTTAGTGAATTATTCGCTGACCGGCGTGCCCACGTACTAGGCTGCTGCACACGCGATTTCCGCTCCCGGTTTACACGTCGGACACTGGAAATCGAGTCCGGGCGTGCCAATGTTACGTTGGATGCCACGCTCGTTCCACTTCTTCAGAGCGGTTTCCTTTCCCCAACAGATGATGAGGAGTCCGCCTACACCGTCGATGGATACCACGCATTATATCGACCTATTGAACGGCTCTTTGACTCGCTTCTCGACCAAGCACCTGTCCTCTGTGATCTCCTCCCTCCAACTGAGTTCTAATCTATAGGGCTCTCCCACCCTTGTATTCGAACTTGGTCACGTACCCAAACACGCTCTGCTATGTTCGCTTCTCCGATCATGCGTTGGCTTCTATATCAGTACGTATTAGCGGAACTTATTTATCAGTGACCTGTCCATATATCTTACTATCTACCCGCACTCATGAAGGATGCCATTGAATTACTTTGCACCGGAGACCTCCACCTTGGCCGTCATCCAAGTCGGATACCAGACGATCTAGATGGTCCCAGATTGTCACCCAAATCCGTCTGGCTTTCAATGGTCCAGAAAGCCATTGACCTAGATGTCGATGCTGTGGTGATTGCTGGCGATATCGTTGATCAGGAGAATCGGTACTTCGAGGCGTATGGAGCGTTTGAGGACGGGATCGCTAAACTCGACGAAGAGGGGATCCCAGTCGTCGTAGTTGCCGGGAATCATGACTTCGATGCCCTCCCAGATATAATCGATAACCTCGATTCCGACACCCTCCAGTTCCTCGGGAGAGAGGGTCAGTGGGAACGCTGGACTCTCGAACGGGATGGCGAGCCGCTAGCACACTTCGATGGATGGTCGTTTTCGGCTGAACACGTCTACGAGTCTCCGCTTGAGGACCACGAGCTTCCGGCGGCCGATGACGCGCCCCAAATCGGAGTGCTTCACGCTGACCTCGACTCGCGAGGGAGCCGATATGCCCCGGTTTTGTCCAGCGAACTCCGAGACACCTCGGTAGATGTCTGGCTGCTCGGTCATATTCACAGCCCCGGTATACAGATCGGCTCGCGTCCACTGGCCTTGTACTCCGGATCGCCACAGCCCCTCGATCCAGGTGAACAGCGGGCGCATGGCCCGTGGACGATTACGATACCCGAAACCGGAGATGTGCGTGCTGAACAGATTCCCCTGGCATCCGTTCGCTACGACCAGGTTTCGGTCGACGTCTCCGGGGTAGACGACCCACAGGAAGCGACCTCCGTAATTTCGGAGGAAATCAAGGAACACGTTCGCTCCGAACTCGATACGAGGTCGCTGGAACTCAGCCTCGTTCGCGTACGTCTCACCGGACGGACGGATGCGCACTCGGCGCTCATCGATCAGCACCAATCGATGGAGCGTGACCTCGGATTCCGGGAGGGGTCGGTTTTGATCCGGATCGAATCGATTGACGTCGATACCCGACCGGCAATCGATCTCGAAGACCTTGCAGAAGGAGACAATGCAGCTGCGTACCTCGCTGACCTCCTGCTTGAAATCGAGGACGGTGATCCACGCGAAACCTACGGCGACGTGGTCGATGGCTCGTTAGCAGCTGTACGGCAGGCTCATAGTGCGAATGCGTACAATCCGATCCGACGCGAAACCGAACTCGAGGATCCGGACGACGCTGACGCTATCGAGCATCT contains:
- a CDS encoding metallophosphoesterase family protein translates to MKDAIELLCTGDLHLGRHPSRIPDDLDGPRLSPKSVWLSMVQKAIDLDVDAVVIAGDIVDQENRYFEAYGAFEDGIAKLDEEGIPVVVVAGNHDFDALPDIIDNLDSDTLQFLGREGQWERWTLERDGEPLAHFDGWSFSAEHVYESPLEDHELPAADDAPQIGVLHADLDSRGSRYAPVLSSELRDTSVDVWLLGHIHSPGIQIGSRPLALYSGSPQPLDPGEQRAHGPWTITIPETGDVRAEQIPLASVRYDQVSVDVSGVDDPQEATSVISEEIKEHVRSELDTRSLELSLVRVRLTGRTDAHSALIDQHQSMERDLGFREGSVLIRIESIDVDTRPAIDLEDLAEGDNAAAYLADLLLEIEDGDPRETYGDVVDGSLAAVRQAHSANAYNPIRRETELEDPDDADAIEHLEQQTRVLLDTLLSQKEGNA